The following are encoded in a window of Pongo abelii isolate AG06213 chromosome 16, NHGRI_mPonAbe1-v2.0_pri, whole genome shotgun sequence genomic DNA:
- the LOC129050319 gene encoding golgin subfamily A member 8M-like isoform X1, which yields MAEETQQNKLAAAKKKLKEYWQKNSPRVPAGVNRNRKTNGSIPETATSGGCQSPGDSARDFHREGPTSSATLKDLESPCQELAVVLDSRSVKISQLKNTIKALKQQKKQVKHQLEEEKKANNKKQKAERELEVQIQTLNIQKGKLNTHLYHMKRSLRYFEEESKDLAIHLQHSLQRKRELEQALSAVTTTQKKKANQFSSHSKARMEWKLEHSIQEQALLKAQVTQLKESFKQAQLERDECVQHLKGERARWQQRMRKMSQEVCTLKNEKKNDMRRIEKLERSLSKLKNQMAEPLPPEPPEPPAMSSKVELQHLRKELERVAGELQAQVKNNQRISLLNRGQEERIQVQEERLRKQEERLEEQQERLQQLAKPQSIFEELEHLEATSQQNQQLTTQLSLMALPGEGDGGGHLDSEEEEAPRPMPSISEDLEGREAMVAIFKSAGASVQEEQAGLQEQSGFMDHLEEKADLSELVNKQELRFIHYWRERCHQKIHHVLTEPGGSAKDAALGGGHHQAGPGQGGDEGEAAGAAADGIAAYSNYNNGHRKFLAAAQNPADEPGPGAPAPQELGAADKQGDLCEVSLTSSAQGEAREGPLYDNPTTQPIVQDHQEHPGLGSNCCVPFFCWAWLLRRRR from the exons ATGGCAGAAGAAACTCAACAGAACAAATTGGCGGCAgccaagaaaaag TTAAAAGAATATTGGCAGAAAAACAGCCCTAGAGTTCCAGCAGGAGTGAACAGGAACAGGAAAACAAATGGCAGTATCCCTGAGACAGccacttctggtggttgccagtcACCTGGGGAT TCAGCAAGAGATTTCCACAGGGAAGGCCCTACATCATCTGCTACCCTGAAGGATCTGGAG AGCCCATGCCAAGAACTAGCAGTAGTCCTGGATTCAAGGTCCGTAAAAATCAGTCAACTGAAGAACACCATCAAAGCTTTG aaacaacagaagaaacaagTGAAACATCAGCTGGAAGAA gaaaagaaagcaaacaacaaGAAACAGAAAGCCGAAAGGGagctagag GTTCAAATCCAGACATTGAACATACAGAAAGGGAAGCTAAATACACACCTGTACCACATGAAACGTTCTCTCAGATACTTTGAAG AAGAGTCAAAGGATCTGGCTATCCACCTGCAACATTCATTGCAGCGTAAAAGAGAGTTAGAGCAGGCTCTCTCTGCTGTCACCACCACACAGAAGAAGAAGGCAAACCAG TTTTCCAGCCACAGTAAAGCACGTATGGAGTGGAAGTTAGAGCACTCCATCCAGGAGCAGGCACTGCTGAAAGCGCAGGTGACACAG TTGAAGGAGTCATTTAAACAAGCCCAATTAGAAAGAGACGAGTGTGTGCAACATCTAAAAGGAGAGAGGGCCCGGTGGCAGCAGAGGATGAGAAAAATGTCGCAGGAG GTTTGCAcattaaagaatgaaaagaagaatgATATGCGTCGGATAGAGAAGCTGGAGAGGAGCTTGTCCAAACTGAAAAACCAGATGG CGGAACCCCTGCCCCCAGAGCCCCCAGAGCCCCCAGCAATGTCCTCCAAGGTGGAGCTGCAGCACCTGAGGAAGGAACTAGAGAGAGTGGCAGGAGAGCTCCAGGCCCAAGTCAAAAACAATCAGCGCATAAGCCTCCTGAACCGGGGACAAGAAGAGAGGATTCAGGTGCAGGAAGAGAGGCTTcggaagcaggaggagaggcTTGAGGAGCAGCAGGAGAGGCTTCAGCAGCTGGCCAAGCCACAGAGCATCTTTGAGGAGCTG GAGCACCTGGAAGCTACCAGCCAGCAGAACCAGCAGCTAACAACCCAGCTGAGCCTCATGGCTCTCCCTGGGGAAG gagatggaggaggacatctggacagtgaggaggaggaggcaccTCGGCCCATGCCAAGCATCTCAGAGGACCTGGAGGGCAGGGAGGCCATG GTGGCGATTTTCAAGTCCGCTGgagccagtgtccaggaggagcAAGCAGGGTTACAAGAGCAG AGCGGCTTTATGGACCACCTGGAGGAGAAGGCAGACCTGAGTGAGCTGGTGAACAAACAAGAACTTCGCTTCATCCACTACTGGCGAGAGAGATGCCATCA GAAAATCCATCACGTTTTAACAGAGCCAGGGGGCAGTGCCAAAGATGCGGCACTGGGAGGAGGACATCATCAGGCTGGCCCAGGACAGGGAGGAGATGAAG GTGAAgctgctggagctgcagcagatGGTATTGCGGCTTATAGCAACTACAACAATGGTCACAGAAAATTCCTGGCTGCTGCCCAGAACCCTGCTGATGAGCCCGGTCCAGGAGCCCCAGCCCCCCAGGAACTTGGGGCTGCAGACAAGCAGGGTG ATCTTTGTGAAGTGAGCCTCACCTCCTCTGCTCaaggagaggccagggagggtCCTCTCTATGACAACCCTACCACACAGCCAATCGTGCAGGACCACCAGGAGCACCCAGGCTTGGGCAGCAACTGCTGTGTGCCATTCTTTTGCTGGGCTTGGCTGCTGAGAAGAAGGAGATAA
- the LOC129050319 gene encoding golgin subfamily A member 8H-like isoform X2, producing MAEETQQNKLAAAKKKLKEYWQKNSPRVPAGVNRNRKTNGSIPETATSGGCQSPGDSARDFHREGPTSSATLKDLESPCQELAVVLDSRSVKISQLKNTIKALKQQKKQVKHQLEEEKKANNKKQKAERELEVQIQTLNIQKGKLNTHLYHMKRSLRYFEEESKDLAIHLQHSLQRKRELEQALSAVTTTQKKKANQFSSHSKARMEWKLEHSIQEQALLKAQVTQLKESFKQAQLERDECVQHLKGERARWQQRMRKMSQEVCTLKNEKKNDMRRIEKLERSLSKLKNQMAEPLPPEPPEPPAMSSKVELQHLRKELERVAGELQAQVKNNQRISLLNRGQEERIQVQEERLRKQEERLEEQQERLQQLAKPQSIFEELEHLEATSQQNQQLTTQLSLMALPGEGDGGGHLDSEEEEAPRPMPSISEDLEGREAMVAIFKSAGASVQEEQAGLQEQSGFMDHLEEKADLSELVNKQELRFIHYWKIHHVLTEPGGSAKDAALGGGHHQAGPGQGGDEGEAAGAAADGIAAYSNYNNGHRKFLAAAQNPADEPGPGAPAPQELGAADKQGDLCEVSLTSSAQGEAREGPLYDNPTTQPIVQDHQEHPGLGSNCCVPFFCWAWLLRRRR from the exons ATGGCAGAAGAAACTCAACAGAACAAATTGGCGGCAgccaagaaaaag TTAAAAGAATATTGGCAGAAAAACAGCCCTAGAGTTCCAGCAGGAGTGAACAGGAACAGGAAAACAAATGGCAGTATCCCTGAGACAGccacttctggtggttgccagtcACCTGGGGAT TCAGCAAGAGATTTCCACAGGGAAGGCCCTACATCATCTGCTACCCTGAAGGATCTGGAG AGCCCATGCCAAGAACTAGCAGTAGTCCTGGATTCAAGGTCCGTAAAAATCAGTCAACTGAAGAACACCATCAAAGCTTTG aaacaacagaagaaacaagTGAAACATCAGCTGGAAGAA gaaaagaaagcaaacaacaaGAAACAGAAAGCCGAAAGGGagctagag GTTCAAATCCAGACATTGAACATACAGAAAGGGAAGCTAAATACACACCTGTACCACATGAAACGTTCTCTCAGATACTTTGAAG AAGAGTCAAAGGATCTGGCTATCCACCTGCAACATTCATTGCAGCGTAAAAGAGAGTTAGAGCAGGCTCTCTCTGCTGTCACCACCACACAGAAGAAGAAGGCAAACCAG TTTTCCAGCCACAGTAAAGCACGTATGGAGTGGAAGTTAGAGCACTCCATCCAGGAGCAGGCACTGCTGAAAGCGCAGGTGACACAG TTGAAGGAGTCATTTAAACAAGCCCAATTAGAAAGAGACGAGTGTGTGCAACATCTAAAAGGAGAGAGGGCCCGGTGGCAGCAGAGGATGAGAAAAATGTCGCAGGAG GTTTGCAcattaaagaatgaaaagaagaatgATATGCGTCGGATAGAGAAGCTGGAGAGGAGCTTGTCCAAACTGAAAAACCAGATGG CGGAACCCCTGCCCCCAGAGCCCCCAGAGCCCCCAGCAATGTCCTCCAAGGTGGAGCTGCAGCACCTGAGGAAGGAACTAGAGAGAGTGGCAGGAGAGCTCCAGGCCCAAGTCAAAAACAATCAGCGCATAAGCCTCCTGAACCGGGGACAAGAAGAGAGGATTCAGGTGCAGGAAGAGAGGCTTcggaagcaggaggagaggcTTGAGGAGCAGCAGGAGAGGCTTCAGCAGCTGGCCAAGCCACAGAGCATCTTTGAGGAGCTG GAGCACCTGGAAGCTACCAGCCAGCAGAACCAGCAGCTAACAACCCAGCTGAGCCTCATGGCTCTCCCTGGGGAAG gagatggaggaggacatctggacagtgaggaggaggaggcaccTCGGCCCATGCCAAGCATCTCAGAGGACCTGGAGGGCAGGGAGGCCATG GTGGCGATTTTCAAGTCCGCTGgagccagtgtccaggaggagcAAGCAGGGTTACAAGAGCAG AGCGGCTTTATGGACCACCTGGAGGAGAAGGCAGACCTGAGTGAGCTGGTGAACAAACAAGAACTTCGCTTCATCCACTACTG GAAAATCCATCACGTTTTAACAGAGCCAGGGGGCAGTGCCAAAGATGCGGCACTGGGAGGAGGACATCATCAGGCTGGCCCAGGACAGGGAGGAGATGAAG GTGAAgctgctggagctgcagcagatGGTATTGCGGCTTATAGCAACTACAACAATGGTCACAGAAAATTCCTGGCTGCTGCCCAGAACCCTGCTGATGAGCCCGGTCCAGGAGCCCCAGCCCCCCAGGAACTTGGGGCTGCAGACAAGCAGGGTG ATCTTTGTGAAGTGAGCCTCACCTCCTCTGCTCaaggagaggccagggagggtCCTCTCTATGACAACCCTACCACACAGCCAATCGTGCAGGACCACCAGGAGCACCCAGGCTTGGGCAGCAACTGCTGTGTGCCATTCTTTTGCTGGGCTTGGCTGCTGAGAAGAAGGAGATAA
- the LOC129050319 gene encoding golgin subfamily A member 8H-like isoform X3: MAEETQQNKLAAAKKKLKEYWQKNSPRVPAGVNRNRKTNGSIPETATSGGCQSPGDSARDFHREGPTSSATLKDLESPCQELAVVLDSRSVKISQLKNTIKALKQQKKQVKHQLEEEKKANNKKQKAERELEVQIQTLNIQKGKLNTHLYHMKRSLRYFEEESKDLAIHLQHSLQRKRELEQALSAVTTTQKKKANQFSSHSKARMEWKLEHSIQEQALLKAQVTQLKESFKQAQLERDECVQHLKGERARWQQRMRKMSQEVCTLKNEKKNDMRRIEKLERSLSKLKNQMAEPLPPEPPEPPAMSSKVELQHLRKELERVAGELQAQVKNNQRISLLNRGQEERIQVQEERLRKQEERLEEQQERLQQLAKPQSIFEELEHLEATSQQNQQLTTQLSLMALPGEGDGGGHLDSEEEEAPRPMPSISEDLEGREAMSGFMDHLEEKADLSELVNKQELRFIHYWRERCHQKIHHVLTEPGGSAKDAALGGGHHQAGPGQGGDEGEAAGAAADGIAAYSNYNNGHRKFLAAAQNPADEPGPGAPAPQELGAADKQGDLCEVSLTSSAQGEAREGPLYDNPTTQPIVQDHQEHPGLGSNCCVPFFCWAWLLRRRR; this comes from the exons ATGGCAGAAGAAACTCAACAGAACAAATTGGCGGCAgccaagaaaaag TTAAAAGAATATTGGCAGAAAAACAGCCCTAGAGTTCCAGCAGGAGTGAACAGGAACAGGAAAACAAATGGCAGTATCCCTGAGACAGccacttctggtggttgccagtcACCTGGGGAT TCAGCAAGAGATTTCCACAGGGAAGGCCCTACATCATCTGCTACCCTGAAGGATCTGGAG AGCCCATGCCAAGAACTAGCAGTAGTCCTGGATTCAAGGTCCGTAAAAATCAGTCAACTGAAGAACACCATCAAAGCTTTG aaacaacagaagaaacaagTGAAACATCAGCTGGAAGAA gaaaagaaagcaaacaacaaGAAACAGAAAGCCGAAAGGGagctagag GTTCAAATCCAGACATTGAACATACAGAAAGGGAAGCTAAATACACACCTGTACCACATGAAACGTTCTCTCAGATACTTTGAAG AAGAGTCAAAGGATCTGGCTATCCACCTGCAACATTCATTGCAGCGTAAAAGAGAGTTAGAGCAGGCTCTCTCTGCTGTCACCACCACACAGAAGAAGAAGGCAAACCAG TTTTCCAGCCACAGTAAAGCACGTATGGAGTGGAAGTTAGAGCACTCCATCCAGGAGCAGGCACTGCTGAAAGCGCAGGTGACACAG TTGAAGGAGTCATTTAAACAAGCCCAATTAGAAAGAGACGAGTGTGTGCAACATCTAAAAGGAGAGAGGGCCCGGTGGCAGCAGAGGATGAGAAAAATGTCGCAGGAG GTTTGCAcattaaagaatgaaaagaagaatgATATGCGTCGGATAGAGAAGCTGGAGAGGAGCTTGTCCAAACTGAAAAACCAGATGG CGGAACCCCTGCCCCCAGAGCCCCCAGAGCCCCCAGCAATGTCCTCCAAGGTGGAGCTGCAGCACCTGAGGAAGGAACTAGAGAGAGTGGCAGGAGAGCTCCAGGCCCAAGTCAAAAACAATCAGCGCATAAGCCTCCTGAACCGGGGACAAGAAGAGAGGATTCAGGTGCAGGAAGAGAGGCTTcggaagcaggaggagaggcTTGAGGAGCAGCAGGAGAGGCTTCAGCAGCTGGCCAAGCCACAGAGCATCTTTGAGGAGCTG GAGCACCTGGAAGCTACCAGCCAGCAGAACCAGCAGCTAACAACCCAGCTGAGCCTCATGGCTCTCCCTGGGGAAG gagatggaggaggacatctggacagtgaggaggaggaggcaccTCGGCCCATGCCAAGCATCTCAGAGGACCTGGAGGGCAGGGAGGCCATG AGCGGCTTTATGGACCACCTGGAGGAGAAGGCAGACCTGAGTGAGCTGGTGAACAAACAAGAACTTCGCTTCATCCACTACTGGCGAGAGAGATGCCATCA GAAAATCCATCACGTTTTAACAGAGCCAGGGGGCAGTGCCAAAGATGCGGCACTGGGAGGAGGACATCATCAGGCTGGCCCAGGACAGGGAGGAGATGAAG GTGAAgctgctggagctgcagcagatGGTATTGCGGCTTATAGCAACTACAACAATGGTCACAGAAAATTCCTGGCTGCTGCCCAGAACCCTGCTGATGAGCCCGGTCCAGGAGCCCCAGCCCCCCAGGAACTTGGGGCTGCAGACAAGCAGGGTG ATCTTTGTGAAGTGAGCCTCACCTCCTCTGCTCaaggagaggccagggagggtCCTCTCTATGACAACCCTACCACACAGCCAATCGTGCAGGACCACCAGGAGCACCCAGGCTTGGGCAGCAACTGCTGTGTGCCATTCTTTTGCTGGGCTTGGCTGCTGAGAAGAAGGAGATAA